The genome window CTTTCGTGATCGTCAAGATCACGGAGCTGGTCGGGCAGTAAGGCGGCGCCGAGGTCAGCCGATGCCGGCGGCCTCGAGCGCGGTGAAGACGGCCACGGCCGCGAATGCGGCCGCTGCGAGTCGGCGTACCCACACCAGCGGGATCATCCGCAGCAGTGCCTTGCCGCCGGTCACCGCAACGGCGGCGACGAGCACCAGCCCGGCGAAAGCGCCGACGAAGACCGATGCCGGCTGGTGGTACTTCGCGCTCAACGATGCGGTCAGCAGTTGGGTGAGGTCGCCCCACTCGGCGAGGAACAGCACCAGGAAGCTGGTCGCGATCACCCGCCGCGCGCTGGGTTCGGGCGGGAGCTCGGCGATCTCCTCCTCGACCTCGTGCTGCTCCTCGCGCGGATCCTTGTTCTCGCGCACCATCAGGACCGCGCCGAGTGCGAAGATCGCGGCGCTGACGGCGAGCACCGGAGTTCGTGGCAGCAGCGAGACCACACTGCCGGCACCGACCGCGATGGCGGCTTGTACGCCGAAGCCGAGCGCCGCGCCGATCAGCACCTGACCCCCGCGAAACCGGGTGGCCAGCACCAGCGAGGCGATGAAGGTCTTGTCGGGGAGCTCAGCGGGCACGATCAGCACGAAGACCGTCGCGACAACGGCAAGGCTCATCGGTCAGCTCATCGGTCAGCCGTCGAGCGACTGCCGGGCAAGCGCGGCCGCCTCGGCGAGGACATCCTTGGCCGGGCGCTGCAGCGCCGTGGCGGCAGCAGTCACGTCGTCGAACTCCGGCGAGAGGTTGACGCGGCGCCCGCCGTCGTGGGCGAGCTTGACCCTCACCGGCCGGCCGCCGACGTCGACCGTGATCCAGGTGCGCTCGAGCGCGCGTTTGTCCACGGGCGAGGAACGGAGGCCGATCGTCGAGGTCTCGCGCAGCAGCACGGCACCGATGGCGGCTTCGGTCTCCGTGGCCACCAGCGCGCTGACGGTGTGGGCGGGCCGGCCCTTCTTCATGAGGATGGGAGTGAGCCAGGCATCGGCGGCGCCCGCAGCTAGCAGGTGCTCGAGCACCAACGGCCAGACCCGCGGGTCGAGGTCGTCGACGTTGGCCTCGACCACCCGCCAGCCGGTCCGATCCGGATCAGCACTCGATGCTGCGGTGCCGACAACGAACCGCAGCACGTTCGCGCGGTCGGGCAGATCGCGGCCGCCTGCGCCGGTGCCGATTCCCTCGACGGACATGAGCGGCATCGGACCGTGCGCCGTGGCCCACTCGGTGAGCATCGCGACCCCCGTCGGCGTTGCGAGCTCGGCAGCGACCGGCCCGCCGTACGACGCAATGCCGCTGCCTTCGAGCAACGCGAGGACGGCCGGCACCGGCACCGGCAACGTCCCGTGTTCGGTCTGCACGGTGCCTCCACCGAGCGCTACGGGACTGCTGACGATGGCGTCGAGCCCGAGCGCATGCAGGCCGAGGCAACCGGCGAGCACATCGACGACGGAGTCGACCGCGCCGACCTCGTGGAAGTGCACCGATCCGGGGTCGATGCCGTGGACCGCACCTTCGGCCGCGGCCAGCCGTCGGAAGACGGCGATTGCGCGCTCACGAGCCGGCGCCGGCATCGCCGCGCGGCCGGCGATCGCGAGGACGTCGTCCAGGCCACGAACG of Mycobacteriales bacterium contains these proteins:
- a CDS encoding TMEM165/GDT1 family protein; amino-acid sequence: MSLAVVATVFVLIVPAELPDKTFIASLVLATRFRGGQVLIGAALGFGVQAAIAVGAGSVVSLLPRTPVLAVSAAIFALGAVLMVRENKDPREEQHEVEEEIAELPPEPSARRVIATSFLVLFLAEWGDLTQLLTASLSAKYHQPASVFVGAFAGLVLVAAVAVTGGKALLRMIPLVWVRRLAAAAFAAVAVFTALEAAGIG
- the larC gene encoding nickel pincer cofactor biosynthesis protein LarC; the encoded protein is MGEPIPRVGWLDCASGISGDMLLGALYELGALERLAPLVESLTDIGVQFTPSATTRHGIAATAIAVTAAAEQPVRGLDDVLAIAGRAAMPAPARERAIAVFRRLAAAEGAVHGIDPGSVHFHEVGAVDSVVDVLAGCLGLHALGLDAIVSSPVALGGGTVQTEHGTLPVPVPAVLALLEGSGIASYGGPVAAELATPTGVAMLTEWATAHGPMPLMSVEGIGTGAGGRDLPDRANVLRFVVGTAASSADPDRTGWRVVEANVDDLDPRVWPLVLEHLLAAGAADAWLTPILMKKGRPAHTVSALVATETEAAIGAVLLRETSTIGLRSSPVDKRALERTWITVDVGGRPVRVKLAHDGGRRVNLSPEFDDVTAAATALQRPAKDVLAEAAALARQSLDG